A single region of the Lonchura striata isolate bLonStr1 chromosome 19, bLonStr1.mat, whole genome shotgun sequence genome encodes:
- the MYADML2 gene encoding myeloid-associated differentiation marker-like protein 2, translating into MESTGGPYLNTAAVTSPVGIARLLQMTFGCTTFSLVAHQGGFSAAYGTFCMFVWTFCFAITVFIIACEFTHLHSCLSLSWGNFTAAFAMLATLMSITAAVIYPLYFVQVGCYPIGCEVRDFRIAASVFAGLLFVTYATEVFLTRAKPGQVTSYMATVSGLLKIVQAFVACIIFGALVNDSQYGKYVATQWCVAVYSFCFVVTVVVVAFSVTGKTALLWFPFERSVVIYTFGAVLLYTSAAVIWPVFCFDSKYGSPRRPGLCAKGKCPWDSQLVIAIFTYVNLLLYVLDLAYSQRIRFVSHI; encoded by the coding sequence ATGGAGAGCACGGGGGGGCCGTATCTGAACACAGCCGCGGTGACTTCCCCGGTAGGAATAGCTCGATTGCTGCAGATGACCTTCGGATGTACCACGTTCAGCCTGGTTGCCCACCAAGGGGGGTTCAGTGCGGCCTACGGCACCTTCTGCATGTTTGTCTGGACCTTCTGCTTTGCCATCACTGTGTTCATCATCGCCTGTGAGTTCACACACCTGCACAGCTGCCTGAGCCTCTCCTGGGGAAACTTCACGGCTGCTTTTGCCATGCTTGCCACGCTCATGTCCATCACAGCTGCAGTGATCTACCCGCTCTACTTCGTCCAGGTGGGCTGTTACCCCATCGGCTGTGAGGTGAGGGATTTCCGTATCGCAGCCAGCGTCTTCGCGGGCCTTCTGTTTGTCACCTACGCCACTGAGGTGTTCTTAACCAGGGCAAAACCGGGACAAGTCACCAGTTACATGGCCACTGTCTCTGGGCTCTTGAAAATCGTTCAGGCCTTTGTGGCCTGCATCATTTTTGGGGCACTGGTGAATGACAGCCAGTATGGTAAATATGTGGCGACCCAGTGGTGTGTGGCTGTCtacagcttttgctttgtggTGACAGTGGTGGTAGTGGCCTTCAGTGTCACAGGTAAGACTGCCTTGCTGTGGTTCCCTTTTGAGCGTTCTGTGGTCATCTACACCtttggggctgtgctgctctaCACGAGTGCTGCGGTCATCTGGCCAGTGTTCTGCTTCGACAGCAAGTATGGCTCCCCACGACGCCCTGGCCTCTGTGCCAAGGGCAAATGCCCCTGGGACAGCCAGCTGGTGATTGCCATCTTCACCTATGTCAACCTGCTGCTCTATGTCTTGGACCTGGCATACTCCCAGCGCATTCGCTTTGTCTCACACATCTGA